CATAggtgggtcaagtgagatattttgataACGGGgtcaatttgatataaattcGAAATTAATTCGAGGATGATCAATTAACATCGATTTTAAAATTACCGATACCACCCACATTTCGAGAAAAAAATAAGCTAAGTATTTGAGGAAGAAACCCATCGACAACAGTCCTTACAAATTACTAGTAgtaaaacttttttttgaaacgcaAGCGAAATTCattagataaaaaaaagatacaatCTCCAGAAAAGTCTGAAGACCATTACCTGATCTTTCTTGCTTCTAAACAAAAGAACCCATACCAACTTAGAAGCTTAGGACTACCAACTAGGAAAGAAATTAAAACTACTTGACAAACAAAGGAGAACAACCTAAACACCATAACCCATGAGAAACAGAACCTCCTGGAACCGCGAATATTGTGAAGAGCAAGCAACGAAGGTCTGCTGATAGCTCTGAAATTCTGAGCATAACCCCATATGACAGCCATCCTCTGTAGAACTTGAGAAGTGCCAGCTATATGCTTGCTTTTTCATAAAGAAATTGGACTATGTGTGGCCCAAACTTCTGTCATAGCAGGCCTGTGCATTCCTGAGTTTGCCAAAGAAATagcatttgaatttaattcttcTGGGACAAACTGAATAAATATGGTGGAGTGAATACATTCCTGAGCACCTTCTGGCAGAGTTAAATGTGGGAAATCCACATTCACTCCTTGATTAACAGCATTAGAAGCTTAGGACTACCAACTAGGAAAGAAATTAAAACTACTTGACAAACAAAGGAGAACAACCTAAACACCATAACCCATGAGAAACAGAACCTCCTGGAACCGCGAATATTGTGAAGAGCAAGCAACGAAGGTCTGCTGATAGCTCTGAAATTCTGAGCATAACCCCATATGACAGCCATCCTCTGTAGAACTTGAGAAGTGCCAGCTATATGCTTGCTTTTTCATAAAGAAATTGGACTATGTGTGGCCCAAACTTCTGTCATAGCAGGCCTGTGCATTCCTGAGTTTGCCAAAGAAATagcatttgaatttaattcttcTGGGACAAACTGAATAAATATGGTGGAGTGAATACATTCCTGAGCACCTTCTGGCAGAGTTAAATGTGGGAAATCCACATTCACTCCTTGATTAACAGCATTAACCGCTCCGATCGAATCTGAACAGATTACACTACGCTTTGAATGCCAATTATTGGAAACAATCCAAAGTACCAGGTGCAAAATGGCTATAATTTCTATTTCCAACCTATAATGGCAAAGGACAGGACCTGAGAAAGTATATTGACTTTTCCCAACTGTATTCTTAGCAGCTCCACCCATACCACCCTTTCCCGCTTGATTTGGTAAATATTCCCCATGCACTTCGCAGATAAGATCAAAAGAAAATCTAAGAAATTCCCAGTATTTGGAGGAGAGTTTATGGAAATGAACAGCTAGTGCTCCCTGTGGATTTACCCGCCACAGCGGAGTGTTGCCAAACTTGAAAATATCAAGCGAGGCTCCCCAGACAGAGACCCTGCGGAATATGAGCTCCTCTAATACGCATTTCTTAATCCTATCATTACGGAAGATCAATTCATTGCGTGCCAACCAGATGGACCAGGTAGTAGCAGCAATAAGCCAATAACTAGGTGCCAGACTCGACGTACCTGGCGATTGTGGAACATTCTAAGTAACCTCAGCAATGAGAACCCGTTTgtgaaaattttatcaaatttcacaCTCCACCACTTGCTTATGAAGTCCCAGGCCCAGTTCGCCAAATCACAATCCCACATTAAGTGACTTAACGATTCCTCACCAGAGTTGCACCAAGGACATGATTGATCAAAATTATGAATGCGAATAGCTAGGAAAACACGAGTTGGAAGTATCTACCAAATGATTTTCCAAAGGAAAATAGAAATTTTTGGAGGGACACGAATCTTCCAAATATATAGCCAATCTTTATCTCTAGAATTTGCACTGAGTATACCAGAATTCATTGAATTTTCCATGAGCTGATATGCATTTTTTGTGGTGAAAGACTTGCTTTGTGGTGAAAGACTAGTAGTAAAACTTAAAAGTAGAAAATTTGTGGAAAAGAGAGTAAAATAAGTAGTATCCGTTAAAACGTTTGAATTAATTGGTAATCCCGAGTCTTAAAAATCCCTAAAATAGAGGCAGAGCATACCCTACCAGAGAGTGTATATATACAGAttttatataaacacacacaacgcACCTCCTCCATCTGTCTCTCACATTCTGTTTCATTCCCGATCTGAATCCATTCTATCGCTTCCTCTTGCAAACCTGGGGTCGGGTTAGCAACAAAAGGTACCCAAATGTTATCCCTAACATCGCTGTATCAATCATTAAATTGTTTCAATATATACATGTACATTTTGTAATTGATAttatttctgaatttttttttcattttattattatcttctGTTGTCTAGGTTGTGTTTATGTGTAATATGTTGTTTTGAAATGAGATTAGATCTTTGTTGATTTTGCGAGTATTGATTGATCGAGGGTTATTTCATGTTTGGGTGCTGGAATTGGGGTTCTGTTGGTGTCTGTTTGTCTCTAAATTGCACGTTGTTGATAATGTTTTTAGTAATATATAGATTTTTCGAGTTCGGAGAAATTTAACACGATGATTGTTTTCGATTGGTGGAGAAAACCGGGGGATGAAATTCAAGGAAAAAGGAAATTGCTAGGCGATGGATTATAGAAAGGGTATAGGGCAAAGATTTTTGAATTACCATGTGGTTGAGTTGAGTTCCTTGGGAGAAGGGTACAACGGCACCTTGTCACTAATCATATTCTCGTCATTTTTTCCTAGTCGTGGAAGCCGAACTTGAATAGCATTGTAACATTGTTCGAACACACGTCACATACGATCACTAatgttattataaaaaaattgataatacaTTAGATAGGACAAACAGTTAaggtttttaaattttagtgtGTGGGAGATGCGCTAATCGAATATGTAGTTTCTTGCTCTCCTACCTGCGTGGTAAATTTTTGATTGTTGATTACCTTAGCAGCAATCCTTCATGTTCTTGCTTGTGTTAATATcatctttctttttctattctTTTTTGCTTCTAACCGTTGAAAGCTTTTCTTCTACTAGATATAATTTTACGAAATGGGTCGTGGGGTTAGTGCCGGCGGAGGCAAGAGTTCCTTAAACTACCTGTTTGGAAGTGGTGAAAATTCAAACAGCCCTCCACCAACTCAGAACCAGGGATCAGACTCAAAGAATGTTGCTCCACCAAAGCCTGAAGAACCCACAAAGCCTGTTGAAGCTGAGCCCAAGCCTGTTGAAACCAAGCAGAGCCCAGCAAATGTTCATGATAGTAAGACTAACAATTACCTCAGGTCTGAAGGACAAAACTGTGGCAACTTTATCACGGTATGGCATTATCATGAACTTAAACACGTTTCATACTTTGGGATCTGTATACACGCTACTCAATTCCATGATACTTGAACCTTTTTATTACCTGAAGTTCTTACTTGACTACTTGCAAAATGGCCTCTCTTGGGTGTTTGTTAACAATGCATTCTTCATTATgtcttgaatatatataataacgcTAAAAATCTATAGGTAACAAATATATCTGAGTGTACCTTATATGCAACAGTAGTTTTTAGATTAACACAGTGAAGTTGGCTGCGTTTTAAGAAATAGTTTTAAAGTTAACACAGCGGAGTTGGCTATGTTTTAAGAGAAGCTTGGATCGTGTCTTGGTATTATAGGTTGCACATAGTGTGAAAATTGGTGTTACCTAGACCTATTAGACCTGTTGAACTTTCTGTTATCTTTTGGGAAGTACCATACTCGGAGCTTTTGTGTTATCAAAATGTCCTCTCTTGGGTGTTTATTAACAATGCATTCTTCATAATATCACTAAAAATCTGAGGTAACAAATATATCTGAATGTACCTTATATGCAACAGTAGTTTTTAGATTAACACAGTAGAGTTGGCTACGTTTTAAGAAATAGTTTCAAAGTTAACACAGCGGAGTTGGCTATGTTTTAAGAGAAGCTTGGATCATGTCTTGGTACAATAGGTTGCACATAGTGTGAAAATTGGTGTTACCTAGACCTATTAGACATGTTGAACTTTCTGTTTTCTTTTGGGAAGTAGAAGTACCATACTCGGAGCTTTTGTGTTACCCTACATGTCAGCTGAACGAATCACATGGTTATTACGActaagatatatttatatatatatatatatatatatatatatatatataaataaatatatatatatatatatataggcaattgctcaaatagaaaccactatatatatatatatagatagatagatagatagatatatgGGCATTTGACTTTGCTAGGAAGTAATTGCATTTTATAATTTGCTGGATTGTTAATATGTAAACTTGATTTTCACCAGTTTTTTGCTTTGCATTTTATAACAATTACAGACTAGTTACTGATTATTCAATCCTCGTGCTTATCATATGGTTTCAACACAACTAATTGAGTTTTACTTAATTGTAGGATCGCCCTTCAACTAAAGTGCATGCTGCCCCTGGTGGCGGTTCGTCCCTTGGGTATCTCTTTGGTGGTGATGGAAAGTGATCTCCTTTGAGCCTACAATCTGTGGCTGCTCTAGCACTTATTTCTAGCTTGGACAAGTATGCAATTTCTAGACGTATTTTATCACAATGTACAATTATGCAGTGAATATACTTGATTTGCAGTCAACTTTATTAATGTGCTGCTTgggtttttagtttatgatgCCATTTCATATGCCCTTTATATATCTGAATGTTGTAACTTAGAAATGCCAGTATTTTATCACCATATAAGCCTATATATGCTACCAACTAGCTACTTGGTTGAATTCCTGTTGCCTGCATTCTCAACTAAACACAAGTTAAGGAAAAGAAGCATGCTTGAAATGGTCATATTCGTCAATGATATTGCAGActagaaaatagaaatataaagCGTAAGCACTACTGCATCGTTCTAGTTCCCGGATCTCAGGCGTTCCAAACAACCACTGTTCTTTCCCTTGAAAAGAGTTCATCATTTCATCATATCGGCACCTCCATCTAGTTTACTAGAAAAGAGTTTTTCTGTTATTCAGTGAATTCAGTTGAATTGCATCAGATAAAGTCCAGGATTTTGCTTGCAGACTACCAAGAACGTATGCTGCTAAGCAATTTTTCAAGCCACTCGATATCCAGAACAATAGTTTAAACTAGATTGTCGACCTAAAAGTTTGTTTTATACTCAACTTCAATATTCTAGATGTTAAACTTCATTTTGTGTTAATAAAGGCGACTTGCATAGCATGTACACGTACGTACTTACTATCTATATATTGGCAAATTTGGAAACTTCATTTCCTTGACAACCTCTTATTTTACACCATTTTTACATCATCATTCATAGAACGATGTTATACAACATACAAGTTGGTAATTTCATCCAAAAACTAGGATACTAAATCGATACTCCCT
This genomic window from Daucus carota subsp. sativus chromosome 7, DH1 v3.0, whole genome shotgun sequence contains:
- the LOC108195142 gene encoding protein SPIRAL1-like 1 encodes the protein MGRGVSAGGGKSSLNYLFGSGENSNSPPPTQNQGSDSKNVAPPKPEEPTKPVEAEPKPVETKQSPANVHDSKTNNYLRSEGQNCGNFITDRPSTKVHAAPGGGSSLGYLFGGDGK